A region from the Muribaculum gordoncarteri genome encodes:
- a CDS encoding glycoside hydrolase family 97 catalytic domain-containing protein, with translation MKICRKTLTVLLAALTSIAVWAKSYTVTSPDGMLEATVDDTGKAITLGVSRDGVELIKPSRISLDIEGRKDASAIKSARSRRNVTEAVDAEFYRQKHFDITYNELSLRLDNGTGLELRVFNDGVAYRYVTRDKGKRLTIAGETAQLDIPGDPTVYLPYTTNDEKPMAMAFQNIYDITPLSHAKDKLIFLPATVDYGNGLKLTILESDLEAYPGMWLKADTVNGRLDAKFAPYPVKTDFYPWRVQEYVTETAPYIALADGARTYPWRIMAVTTSDTQMPVNNLVYALASPSRVPDTSWIKTGKVAWDWWNDWGLKGVPFKAGINTDTYKYYIDFASQNGLEFVVLDEGWYDPKSGDMLTVVPEINLPELIEYGRKRGVDIVLWTVFNVLDRQLEEACRKYSDMGIAGFKVDFLDRDDQTAVEMTYRLADAAARHNLTLDYHGIYKPAGINRTYPNVLNFESVFGMEEVKWTDIANDMPRYDVTFPYIRMMAGQVDYTPGAMRNASKADWKAVYYNPMSMGTRCHQLAAYIVHDSPFTMLCDAPTNYRGEEDCVEFIAGLPVTFDETKVISGEMGKHIVTARRNGGSWFVGGMTDWEPRDITVDYSFLPEGATFKATMMVDGINADKQAQDYAKTTATVTRDTKTSVHLASGGGFAIRLDPMPAGHGTVTAIPAEKRAAIPDFYKKYIESDGFYVVSSDKVSDEALGLACDIIGYMLLKRPDVKRHMVQRGAHLMVIGKDEQTCDIPEFQHICTTDPDSIAFWNWRARGFGGAPEDELSSSCGEENLLALPGDKYEGENILIHEFAHLIHMLGIAEIEPDFNDRLEALWLNAKKKGLWEDTYALSNKEEYFAEAVQSFFNCNRYAEPANGIHNHVNRRAKLKAYDPDIYKLLSEYFYEIEIPIKNQIHK, from the coding sequence ATGAAAATTTGCAGAAAAACATTAACGGTGCTATTGGCCGCGTTAACCTCAATCGCTGTTTGGGCCAAATCCTATACCGTGACATCACCCGACGGAATGCTTGAAGCTACCGTCGACGACACAGGCAAGGCAATCACACTGGGAGTTTCACGCGACGGCGTGGAGCTCATCAAGCCGTCGCGCATATCGCTCGACATCGAGGGCCGCAAGGATGCCTCGGCGATAAAGAGCGCGCGCTCGCGACGCAATGTCACCGAAGCCGTCGACGCCGAGTTTTACCGTCAGAAACATTTCGACATAACCTACAACGAGCTGTCGCTGCGGCTCGACAACGGCACCGGCCTGGAGCTGCGTGTATTCAACGACGGTGTCGCCTATCGTTACGTGACGCGCGACAAAGGCAAGCGCCTCACCATTGCCGGCGAAACAGCACAGCTCGACATCCCCGGCGACCCCACGGTCTATCTCCCCTACACTACCAACGACGAGAAGCCCATGGCAATGGCGTTTCAGAACATCTACGATATAACGCCGCTGAGCCACGCCAAGGACAAGCTCATATTTCTTCCCGCGACGGTCGACTACGGCAACGGGCTTAAACTCACGATCCTTGAGTCGGACCTTGAGGCCTACCCCGGAATGTGGCTGAAGGCCGACACCGTCAACGGCCGCCTCGACGCAAAGTTTGCCCCCTACCCCGTCAAGACCGACTTCTATCCCTGGCGCGTGCAGGAGTACGTGACCGAAACCGCCCCCTACATAGCACTCGCCGACGGCGCACGCACCTATCCGTGGCGCATCATGGCCGTCACCACAAGCGACACCCAGATGCCCGTCAACAACCTCGTCTACGCCCTCGCGTCACCTTCGCGTGTGCCCGACACTTCGTGGATCAAGACCGGCAAGGTGGCCTGGGACTGGTGGAACGACTGGGGGCTGAAAGGAGTGCCCTTCAAGGCGGGAATCAACACCGACACCTATAAATACTACATAGACTTCGCTTCGCAGAACGGCCTGGAATTCGTCGTACTCGATGAAGGATGGTATGACCCGAAGAGCGGCGACATGCTCACCGTGGTGCCTGAAATCAACCTGCCCGAGCTTATCGAGTACGGCCGCAAACGCGGTGTCGACATCGTGCTGTGGACAGTGTTCAACGTTCTCGACCGACAGCTTGAGGAGGCCTGCAGGAAGTACAGCGACATGGGCATAGCCGGATTTAAGGTCGACTTCCTCGACCGTGACGACCAGACAGCCGTCGAGATGACCTATCGCCTCGCCGATGCTGCCGCCCGCCACAACCTCACGCTCGACTATCACGGAATCTACAAGCCTGCGGGAATCAACCGCACCTACCCCAACGTGCTCAACTTCGAGAGCGTCTTCGGCATGGAGGAGGTGAAGTGGACCGACATTGCCAACGACATGCCGCGCTACGACGTGACATTCCCCTATATACGCATGATGGCCGGTCAGGTCGACTACACCCCCGGAGCTATGCGTAACGCATCGAAAGCCGACTGGAAAGCAGTCTATTACAACCCCATGAGTATGGGCACTCGCTGCCATCAGCTCGCCGCCTACATCGTGCACGACTCCCCTTTCACCATGTTGTGTGACGCTCCCACCAACTATCGGGGCGAAGAGGATTGCGTGGAATTCATTGCCGGATTGCCCGTGACATTCGACGAAACCAAAGTGATATCCGGCGAGATGGGCAAGCACATCGTGACTGCCCGTCGCAACGGCGGCAGCTGGTTTGTGGGCGGCATGACCGACTGGGAGCCGCGTGACATAACCGTCGACTACTCCTTCCTGCCCGAAGGCGCCACGTTCAAGGCCACAATGATGGTCGACGGAATCAACGCCGACAAGCAGGCGCAGGACTACGCCAAGACCACCGCCACCGTTACCCGCGACACAAAGACATCGGTGCATTTGGCCTCGGGAGGCGGATTTGCAATCCGTCTTGACCCGATGCCCGCCGGCCACGGCACAGTCACCGCGATTCCCGCCGAAAAGCGTGCGGCGATTCCCGATTTCTACAAGAAGTACATCGAAAGCGACGGCTTCTATGTCGTGTCGTCCGACAAAGTGAGCGACGAGGCGCTCGGACTGGCGTGTGACATCATCGGCTACATGCTTCTGAAGCGTCCCGATGTGAAGCGTCACATGGTACAGCGCGGAGCCCACCTGATGGTGATAGGCAAGGACGAGCAGACCTGCGACATACCTGAGTTTCAGCACATCTGCACCACCGATCCCGACTCTATAGCATTCTGGAACTGGCGCGCACGAGGCTTCGGCGGTGCGCCCGAGGACGAACTGTCGTCAAGCTGCGGCGAGGAGAATCTGCTTGCGCTGCCCGGCGACAAGTATGAGGGCGAAAACATTCTGATTCATGAGTTTGCCCACCTCATCCACATGCTCGGAATCGCCGAGATTGAGCCCGATTTCAACGACCGACTCGAAGCTCTGTGGCTCAACGCCAAGAAAAAGGGATTGTGGGAGGACACCTATGCGCTCTCCAACAAGGAGGAGTACTTCGCCGAGGCCGTGCAGTCATTCTTCAACTGCAACCGATATGCCGAACCGGCCAACGGAATCCACAACCATGTCAACCGTCGTGCCAAGCTGAAAGCCTACGACCCCGACATCTACAAGCTCCTGAGCGAATATTTCTACGAAATCGAAATTCCTATAAAAAACCAAATTCACAAATAA
- a CDS encoding glycoside hydrolase family 127 protein, with amino-acid sequence MKKLLATMLLTAVVASASAKSPKQQSHGYPIDPVPFTSVKVTDNFWGQRLKASREVTIPLAFSKCEETGRYQNFINAAHPSDTIKVGGLAFDDTDVYKTIEGASYLLQTYPDKKLEHYIDSVLVIVAAAQEPDGYLYTSRTMNPKHPHEWAGSKRWEMVEDLSHEFYNLGHMVEGAIAHYQATGKRNFLDIAIKYADCVCREIGDNPGQVVRVPGHQIAEMALAKLYLVTGDKKYLDQAKFFLDKRGYTTRTDEYSQAHKPVVEQDEAVGHAVRAAYMYAGMADVAALTGDSAYINAIDKIWDNIVGKKYYITGGIGATSNGEAFGKNYELPNMSAYCETCAAIGNVYVNYRLFLLHGDSKYYDVLERTLYNGLISGVSLDGGGFFYPNPLESIGQHQRQPWFGCACCPSNICRFIPSLPGYIYAVKDRDVYVNLFMSNTADLDVAGKKLVLSQSTRYPWNGDVNIKVDKNNAGKFTMKIRIPGWVRNQVVPSDLYTYSDGKRLGYTVTLNGTPLTGELKDGYFCIDRQWKKGDQVDVHFDMEPRTVKANNKVEADRGRVAVERGPIVYCAEWPDNDFDVLSVFMNRNPKFEVVEKPELLYGINELVTDAQTLGYDDKGRLTTTDVKLTLIPYYSWAHRGSGAMAVWLPQELSASRPTMPATLASESKINASHMASSISAINDRLVPKDENDRSMPYYHWWPKQGTTEWISYELPQPSTVQSSTVYWFDDAPWGGCRVPKSWKIYYRDSQGQWQPVTGADNYGTVKGAANTVNFDPVKTSAVKLEVTQPAEYSSGLFEWEVK; translated from the coding sequence ATGAAAAAGTTATTAGCAACAATGCTGTTGACAGCAGTCGTGGCAAGTGCCTCGGCCAAGTCGCCAAAACAGCAATCGCACGGATACCCCATCGACCCCGTGCCATTCACTTCGGTGAAAGTGACCGACAATTTCTGGGGCCAACGCCTTAAAGCAAGCCGTGAGGTGACTATTCCCCTCGCATTCAGCAAGTGTGAGGAAACGGGTCGCTATCAGAACTTCATCAACGCAGCCCACCCCAGCGACACAATAAAGGTTGGCGGCCTTGCATTTGACGACACCGATGTCTACAAGACAATCGAGGGCGCAAGCTACCTGCTGCAGACCTATCCCGACAAGAAGCTTGAACACTATATCGACAGCGTGCTCGTGATCGTGGCCGCAGCCCAGGAGCCCGACGGCTACCTATACACAAGCCGCACGATGAACCCCAAACATCCCCACGAATGGGCCGGCTCAAAGCGCTGGGAGATGGTGGAGGATCTGTCGCACGAGTTCTACAACCTCGGCCACATGGTTGAAGGAGCAATCGCCCACTACCAGGCTACCGGAAAGCGCAACTTCCTCGACATCGCAATCAAGTATGCCGACTGTGTGTGCCGCGAAATCGGCGACAATCCCGGACAGGTTGTACGCGTACCCGGACACCAGATTGCCGAAATGGCGCTTGCCAAGCTCTATCTCGTGACCGGCGACAAGAAATATCTCGACCAGGCAAAGTTCTTCCTCGACAAGCGAGGCTACACCACCCGCACCGACGAATACAGCCAGGCCCACAAGCCTGTTGTGGAGCAGGATGAGGCTGTAGGTCACGCAGTTCGTGCCGCCTACATGTATGCCGGAATGGCCGATGTGGCTGCGCTTACCGGCGACTCGGCCTACATCAACGCAATCGACAAGATCTGGGACAACATCGTAGGCAAGAAGTACTACATCACCGGCGGTATCGGTGCCACCAGCAACGGCGAGGCATTCGGCAAGAACTATGAGCTCCCCAACATGTCGGCCTACTGCGAAACTTGCGCAGCAATCGGCAATGTATATGTCAACTACCGCCTGTTCCTGCTTCACGGCGATTCAAAGTACTACGATGTGCTTGAGCGCACACTCTATAACGGTCTCATTTCGGGCGTGTCGCTCGACGGAGGAGGCTTCTTCTACCCAAATCCTCTTGAATCGATAGGTCAGCACCAGCGTCAGCCCTGGTTTGGCTGTGCCTGCTGTCCCTCCAACATCTGCCGCTTCATCCCGTCGCTTCCCGGCTACATCTATGCCGTTAAGGACCGTGATGTTTACGTGAACCTCTTCATGTCCAACACCGCCGACCTCGATGTCGCAGGCAAGAAACTCGTTCTCAGCCAGTCGACCCGCTATCCCTGGAACGGCGATGTTAACATAAAGGTCGACAAGAACAATGCCGGCAAGTTTACAATGAAGATCCGCATCCCCGGATGGGTTCGCAATCAGGTGGTTCCGAGCGACCTCTACACCTATTCCGACGGAAAACGCCTCGGCTACACCGTTACTCTTAACGGAACTCCACTCACCGGCGAACTAAAGGACGGCTATTTCTGCATCGACCGTCAATGGAAGAAGGGCGACCAGGTTGACGTTCACTTCGACATGGAACCGCGCACAGTGAAAGCCAACAACAAAGTTGAAGCCGACCGCGGACGCGTGGCTGTTGAGCGCGGCCCCATCGTGTACTGCGCCGAGTGGCCCGACAACGACTTCGATGTACTGAGCGTGTTCATGAACCGCAATCCCAAGTTTGAAGTTGTAGAGAAACCCGAACTTCTCTACGGCATCAATGAACTTGTAACCGATGCCCAGACACTGGGATATGACGACAAGGGCCGACTCACCACTACCGATGTCAAGCTCACCCTCATCCCCTACTACTCATGGGCTCACCGCGGATCGGGCGCAATGGCCGTGTGGTTGCCTCAGGAGCTTTCGGCTTCTCGTCCCACAATGCCCGCAACCCTTGCCTCGGAAAGCAAAATCAACGCATCGCACATGGCATCGTCAATCTCGGCAATCAACGACCGTCTTGTTCCGAAAGACGAAAACGACCGCTCTATGCCCTACTACCACTGGTGGCCCAAGCAAGGCACTACCGAGTGGATAAGCTACGAGCTGCCGCAGCCCTCAACCGTACAAAGCTCGACCGTGTACTGGTTTGACGACGCACCTTGGGGCGGTTGCCGTGTTCCCAAGTCGTGGAAAATATACTACCGTGACTCACAGGGTCAATGGCAGCCCGTAACAGGAGCCGACAATTACGGCACTGTAAAGGGAGCGGCCAACACCGTCAACTTCGACCCCGTGAAGACATCGGCTGTCAAGCTCGAAGTCACCCAGCCCGCCGAATACTCATCGGGACTCTTTGAGTGGGAAGTGAAGTAA
- a CDS encoding family 43 glycosylhydrolase, translating to MRRLTAWLVTAAVSLGSASADVPYNAPGAMNPVIPGYFADPTVKKFGDTYYMYATTDGSGAGFGPAQLWSSKDFVNWTLMPMNWPDSHWIWAPDVMLNKNDGKYYYVYCQPCQIHVGSGETPRGPWHNILGESEAVLVPDRFVTNAITLDGQTFVDDDGSIYMYWGTWGIYDGFGCGAGKLTPDMKGFTETRLIPNTEVTDFFEAPFVLKRNGTYYFMYSSGSCHDHTYRVQYATSDKPLGPYTYRGCLLESNADGTVHGPGHHSVLQEGDNYYIVYHRHDNPHSNRGFHRQLCIDKLEFAADGSIKPITPTHKGIGALAKSSVTSPNLAFGKSVKASSSYDNDFKAEYAVDDNNGTLWRPKGMGQEWLEIDLGKKEDIRTIWTQWEYGTQFYQYLIETSLDGKSWDIFADKRDNRLAGSPMVDFGNTEARYVRVTFTGGQKNGFGGAIWNIKIFGDIEESCPQQWLGLTAADWDGRRWNNNEGQLGGYFTLKSGEARSCRVDGRDALVLQPGTVLEYANPLLSPAKPHTLSAMEHINGKWTAADLGNALTDGRITISSGDRQLTITNLRFYNWKQEPVETEFDLTTDIRRMPVADNLLNGIVVDINADNFATGDTIPYFDNNGVEGYFEAMSQPAVITEIEGKKAFKFDGSQVYMSSFALPATLRDNAPYTLEMWILNPEIAENECIADFTTSHDELEKIMAVNGTEPRCGVMQHYGWYEDAGWKDVKNLEGKWQHVYVCFDGRMERVYINDNLVSEKDIQLLVKPSQYITLGRNAERDWPFTGYLHSLKLWDEYIPYNK from the coding sequence ATGAGAAGACTGACAGCATGGCTCGTCACCGCCGCAGTAAGCCTCGGCAGTGCATCGGCCGATGTGCCCTACAACGCCCCCGGGGCTATGAATCCCGTAATTCCGGGATACTTTGCCGACCCCACGGTGAAGAAATTTGGCGACACATATTATATGTACGCCACTACCGACGGCAGCGGCGCCGGTTTCGGACCCGCCCAGCTATGGTCGAGCAAGGATTTCGTAAACTGGACCCTGATGCCCATGAACTGGCCCGACAGCCACTGGATATGGGCTCCCGATGTTATGCTCAACAAGAACGACGGCAAGTACTACTATGTCTACTGCCAGCCGTGCCAGATACATGTAGGCTCAGGCGAAACCCCGCGCGGCCCGTGGCACAACATCCTCGGCGAGAGCGAGGCGGTGCTTGTCCCCGACCGATTCGTCACCAACGCCATCACCCTTGACGGACAAACATTTGTCGACGACGACGGCTCGATATACATGTATTGGGGCACATGGGGAATATATGACGGTTTCGGCTGCGGTGCAGGCAAGCTCACCCCCGACATGAAGGGATTTACCGAAACCCGCCTCATCCCCAACACCGAGGTGACCGACTTCTTTGAGGCTCCCTTTGTGCTGAAGCGCAACGGCACCTACTACTTCATGTACTCGTCGGGCTCATGTCACGACCACACCTACCGCGTGCAATACGCCACCTCCGACAAGCCCCTCGGCCCCTACACCTACCGCGGCTGCCTGCTTGAGAGCAACGCCGACGGCACCGTACACGGCCCCGGGCATCACAGCGTACTGCAGGAGGGCGACAACTACTACATCGTTTATCACCGTCACGACAACCCGCACTCCAACCGAGGTTTCCACCGTCAGCTGTGCATCGACAAGCTTGAATTTGCCGCCGACGGCTCGATCAAGCCCATCACGCCCACCCACAAGGGCATCGGCGCTCTCGCCAAGAGCAGCGTGACATCGCCCAACCTCGCATTCGGCAAGAGCGTGAAGGCATCGTCATCCTACGACAATGACTTCAAGGCCGAATATGCCGTCGACGACAACAACGGCACCCTGTGGCGTCCCAAGGGCATGGGCCAGGAGTGGCTTGAAATCGACCTCGGTAAAAAAGAGGACATTCGCACGATATGGACTCAATGGGAGTACGGCACCCAGTTCTATCAATACCTCATCGAAACATCGCTCGACGGCAAGTCGTGGGACATCTTCGCCGACAAGCGTGACAACCGCCTCGCCGGAAGCCCCATGGTCGACTTCGGCAACACCGAGGCACGTTACGTGAGAGTGACATTCACCGGCGGCCAGAAGAACGGATTCGGCGGCGCGATATGGAACATCAAGATATTCGGTGACATCGAGGAATCATGTCCGCAGCAATGGCTGGGACTTACAGCCGCCGACTGGGACGGTCGCCGCTGGAACAACAACGAGGGTCAGCTCGGAGGCTATTTCACGCTGAAGTCGGGTGAGGCGCGCTCATGCCGTGTCGACGGCCGCGATGCGCTTGTGCTTCAGCCCGGTACGGTGCTTGAATATGCCAATCCTTTGTTGTCGCCTGCCAAGCCCCACACGCTCAGCGCAATGGAGCACATCAACGGCAAGTGGACGGCAGCCGACCTCGGCAACGCGCTCACCGACGGACGAATAACCATCAGCAGCGGTGACCGTCAGCTCACTATAACCAATCTGCGCTTCTATAACTGGAAGCAGGAGCCGGTGGAAACCGAATTTGACCTCACGACCGACATTCGCCGCATGCCCGTGGCCGACAACTTGCTTAACGGAATCGTTGTCGACATCAACGCCGACAACTTCGCTACGGGCGACACAATCCCCTATTTCGACAACAACGGTGTCGAAGGCTACTTTGAAGCCATGTCACAGCCGGCCGTAATCACCGAAATCGAAGGAAAGAAGGCGTTCAAGTTTGACGGCTCGCAAGTCTACATGTCATCATTCGCGTTGCCGGCCACCCTGCGCGACAACGCTCCTTACACTCTGGAAATGTGGATTCTGAATCCCGAAATCGCCGAAAACGAGTGCATCGCCGACTTCACCACCTCACACGACGAGCTTGAAAAGATAATGGCCGTGAACGGCACCGAGCCACGATGCGGAGTGATGCAGCACTACGGATGGTATGAGGACGCGGGCTGGAAGGATGTCAAGAACCTCGAAGGCAAGTGGCAGCATGTCTACGTGTGCTTCGACGGCCGAATGGAGCGCGTCTACATCAACGACAATCTGGTCAGCGAAAAGGACATACAGTTACTTGTCAAACCGTCGCAATACATAACCCTCGGACGCAATGCCGAGCGCGATTGGCCCTTTACAGGTTATCTGCATTCACTGAAACTCTGGGACGAATATATACCATATAATAAATAA
- a CDS encoding glycoside hydrolase family 127 protein — protein MNLVPHFITACAVALTVTACTKGTYQAPDAPVKEVAFTQVHIDDKFWAPRIETNRLVSIPSAFKECEKNGRFDNFAIAGGLMKGEHRGDFSFDDTDPYKIIEGASYSLAVQYDPQLDAYLDSVITLIAAAQEPDGYLTTCVTNKCTRLSGWWGTHRWEKINSHELYNSGHLYEAAVAHYLATGKRSLLDVAIKNADLVCEVFGPAENQKHVPSGHPIAEMALAKLYKVTGDEKYLNTAKYFVEETGRGTDGHRLSEYSQDHKPILTQDEIVGHAVRAGYLYSGVADVAALTNDSAYFNALTRIWDNMASRKLYITGGIGSRAQGEGFGPDYELNNHTAYCETCAAIANVYWNYRMFLATGDAKYADVYERALYNGVISGVSLSGDKFFYDNPLESMGQHERQRWFGCACCPGNVTRFMASVPNYMYATQGDDVLVNLFIQSSAEIATDNNRVTIAQTTDYPWDGKVTFTITPDNEGEWALRLRIPGWAGESPVPTDLYTFTSAPKQPYTLKVNGTSARVLDGDGYATVRRTWKAGDVVELELPMDVRQVRAHENVADDRGKLAIQRGPVMFCLEGRDQADSTVFDKFIPEGTAFTAAYEPELLNGVMTLSANAKQILPDGTVKDVEVKAIPYSTWNNRGADQMAVWIPEAAEYARATPAPTVASRARMFSEPTSLTSDAPAATSNLQWAWGYNDQWEPTSSADTSKPYHYWWLRNGTNENLCYAFDEPVEVRDVDVYWLEFDHYDGNYRVPESWQLYYKDSSNRWREVKATSAYGTEKDRYNHVTIEPVTTTALKLAAKLQDGQSGGVIEWKVNEGPQS, from the coding sequence ATGAATCTAGTACCCCATTTCATCACTGCATGTGCTGTGGCTTTAACGGTCACGGCTTGCACAAAGGGCACCTACCAGGCTCCCGACGCTCCGGTCAAGGAGGTTGCCTTCACGCAAGTACACATTGATGATAAGTTCTGGGCACCACGTATCGAAACCAACCGCCTCGTGTCGATTCCCTCGGCATTCAAGGAGTGTGAGAAGAACGGACGGTTTGACAACTTCGCGATTGCCGGCGGTCTTATGAAAGGTGAGCACCGCGGCGATTTCTCGTTTGACGATACCGACCCCTACAAAATCATCGAAGGTGCATCGTACTCGCTCGCGGTTCAGTATGACCCGCAGCTCGACGCTTATCTCGACAGCGTAATCACTCTCATCGCGGCTGCCCAGGAACCCGACGGTTATCTCACCACGTGCGTTACCAATAAGTGTACGCGCCTTTCAGGATGGTGGGGAACTCACCGCTGGGAGAAGATCAACAGCCATGAACTCTACAACAGCGGACACCTCTATGAGGCGGCCGTAGCCCACTATCTCGCCACCGGAAAGCGCAGCCTGCTCGATGTGGCCATCAAGAACGCCGACCTCGTGTGTGAGGTGTTCGGTCCCGCCGAAAACCAGAAGCACGTGCCTTCAGGTCACCCCATCGCCGAGATGGCTCTCGCTAAATTATATAAGGTGACGGGCGACGAAAAGTATCTCAACACCGCAAAGTACTTTGTTGAGGAAACAGGTCGCGGTACCGACGGACACCGCCTGAGCGAATACTCGCAGGACCACAAGCCCATCCTCACCCAGGATGAAATCGTGGGTCACGCAGTGCGCGCTGGCTACCTCTATTCGGGAGTGGCCGATGTAGCGGCTCTCACCAACGACAGCGCCTACTTCAACGCACTCACCCGTATATGGGACAACATGGCCTCGCGCAAACTATATATAACGGGAGGCATCGGAAGCCGCGCACAGGGCGAAGGCTTCGGTCCCGACTACGAGCTCAACAACCACACCGCCTATTGCGAAACCTGCGCCGCCATAGCCAATGTCTACTGGAACTACCGCATGTTCCTCGCCACCGGCGATGCAAAATATGCCGATGTATATGAACGCGCCCTCTACAACGGCGTGATTTCGGGTGTGTCACTGTCGGGCGACAAGTTCTTCTACGACAATCCTCTCGAATCGATGGGACAGCACGAGCGTCAGCGCTGGTTTGGCTGTGCATGCTGCCCGGGCAACGTTACCCGCTTCATGGCCAGCGTGCCCAACTACATGTATGCCACTCAGGGCGACGATGTGCTCGTGAACCTCTTCATCCAGTCGAGCGCCGAAATAGCCACCGACAACAACCGCGTGACAATAGCCCAGACAACCGACTATCCCTGGGACGGCAAGGTGACATTCACCATCACCCCCGACAACGAGGGTGAATGGGCTCTGCGCCTCCGCATTCCCGGATGGGCCGGCGAGTCACCCGTTCCCACCGACCTTTACACCTTTACTTCGGCTCCCAAGCAACCCTACACGCTGAAGGTCAACGGCACAAGCGCACGCGTGCTTGACGGCGACGGTTACGCCACAGTGCGCCGCACATGGAAGGCCGGCGATGTAGTCGAGCTTGAATTGCCGATGGATGTGCGCCAGGTACGCGCTCATGAGAACGTGGCCGACGACCGCGGCAAGCTCGCCATACAGCGCGGCCCCGTGATGTTCTGCCTCGAAGGCCGCGACCAGGCCGACAGCACTGTCTTTGACAAGTTCATCCCCGAAGGCACCGCCTTCACCGCCGCCTACGAGCCCGAATTGCTCAACGGCGTGATGACTCTCTCGGCCAATGCTAAGCAGATTCTCCCCGACGGCACAGTCAAGGATGTGGAAGTCAAGGCAATACCCTACAGCACATGGAACAACCGCGGAGCCGACCAGATGGCAGTGTGGATTCCCGAGGCAGCCGAATATGCCCGCGCAACTCCCGCTCCCACAGTGGCAAGTCGCGCACGCATGTTCTCCGAGCCCACCTCGCTCACCTCCGACGCTCCCGCCGCCACCTCCAACCTGCAGTGGGCATGGGGCTACAACGACCAGTGGGAACCCACATCGAGCGCCGACACCTCGAAGCCCTACCACTACTGGTGGCTGCGCAACGGCACCAACGAGAATCTGTGCTATGCATTTGACGAGCCCGTCGAGGTGCGTGACGTCGATGTCTACTGGCTTGAATTTGACCACTACGACGGCAACTACCGAGTGCCCGAAAGCTGGCAGCTCTACTACAAGGACTCCTCCAACCGCTGGCGCGAAGTCAAGGCGACATCGGCCTACGGCACCGAGAAGGACCGCTACAACCACGTGACCATCGAGCCCGTCACGACTACCGCGCTGAAACTTGCCGCAAAGCTGCAGGACGGACAGAGCGGAGGCGTAATCGAGTGGAAGGTCAACGAGGGACCCCAATCATGA